The nucleotide sequence TATTAAGGTCAAATAAAATCCTTCTGATCCCTCCAGCCAGCGTTTGTTTATAAGCTTTGGTAAATTCCTCAGAAGTGATTCTTCTTCCTATTAGATTATCTCCCGCAGCTTCTCCACAGGGGAAGTACTGATCCATAAGATTAACATATGTACCTGAGGAAACTTCCTCAGCCAAAAATTTCATAATATTTCTGTCCCCGCTGTCCCTTGCGGCATCACAAGATGTCTTACCAAAAGTCCTTTTACAGCAATATTTTTTTCATTAAGGTGCAGATCACCCTCCTGTCTGTGCTTTTGGATTACCACTTTTGTGGCATGCTCCCTGTAATTACTTGCATTGCGAGAGCTTTGAATAATTCTGATTCTCTTAAAAGCAAGATGAGCGATATCCGGTGAATCAATATCCAGTACCGACAATTTCAATATCTCCTCTCTGCTGTAGCCCAGGCGCTCACAGGCAACATCGTTCACTTCCAGCATATTGCCTTTTAAATCTATAATGAAAATAGCAACCCCCTGAATTATTGAAAATATCCCTGAACTTTTTTTCACTGTTGCGCAGCTCTTCCTCCGTAATCTTTCTTTCAAGATATGTTCCAAGCCTGTCAGCTACTGCATTAATGAGTTTTCGCTCTTCCTGTAAGAAGGGGCTTTCATAATCTTCTGATATATTTTGTACATAATATACGTCAATAACCCCCGCTTTCATGTCTTTCATAACGATATCGGCTGAAAGTCTCCATTCTGTTTTGCAAAAATTATCCGTTTTGAAATTCTTGTTATCAAAAATAATACTTGCACATGCGAATTCCGGATACTGCAATCCCTCCGGGATAATTTTCACCACCGACTCCAGTGTATCATGTATGTCCAATTCACGTTTATCCATGATTTCAGAAATATGATAAAGGCAGTTAAGTTCTTTAACTCTTTCCTGAAGCTCTCTTTTTGTTTTTTCAATGCCTTCGTCACGATTCATCGCTGCCCCTTTAGGCAATTAATCTCTTATTTTAATTTTAACATATAGTACTGAATTCCAAAAGATTTACTTGCATAAAAATCTAAACCAATCAACCACTACTCAACCCTCTCAACCTTATCAACTTTTTCAACCGCCTTTCTCCTTGCTCCCACGCTCACGTTCACATCCACGCTTTACTTCTCTCCGTCTCACGTCTTACGTTCCCCGTTTCACGTCTTTTCCTTTACCTCTACCTCGCCACTTCACTACCTCACTATCTCTCTATTAAATCAGCATAGCTATTTAAAAAATGGAAGAGAAATAAAATATTTGTTATTGACAAATAAGCAGTGAAATAGGTTACAATAAAGTTACATTTTAACACTATAAAATACTTACTTGCGATAAAATAAGGAGGATGCATATGTCAGAAAAATTTAAAGCTATGGTGATCAGTAAACAGGGAGACAAATTTATTAGGGAAATTAAAGAGAAATCTGTTGAAGAGCTGCCTGAAGGGGACGTTCTCATCAAGGTTCACTATTCTTCGCTAAACTTCAAAGATGCTCTATCAGCAATAGGGAACAAAGGTGTCACAAGAAACTTTCCTCATACCCCCGGAATTGACGCTGCAGGTATCGTCCAGAACTCAAAAGATTCAACATTTAAAGAAGGGGATGAAGTTTTAGTAACGGGATTCGACCTTGGGATGGAAACAGACGGCGGTTTTGGACAATTTATCAGAGTGCCTGCTGAATGGGTTGTAAAACTCCCCGAAGGTTTATCTCTGAGAGAAAGTATGATTTTCGGAACCGCGGGTTTTACCGCCGGTCTTTCTGTATTTGCCCTTGCTGAAAACAATACAACACCGGAAGATGGAGAAGTTTTGGTGACAGGCTCAACCGGCGGTGTCGGCTCAATGGCAATCGCAATACTGTCCCAGGCGGGCTATGATCTCGTAGCCGTGACGGGTAAAAAAGAAAAAGAAGATTTTCTTAAAGAACTCGGAGCTATAAGAGTAATCAGCAGAGAAGAAGCTGACGATCAAAGCGGAAAACCGATGCTTAAAGGCGTATGGGGCGGCGCTGTGGATACCGTGGGAGGTAATATCCTTGCCACAGCAATAAAAAGTACAAAATACTCAGGAACTGTTACCACGTGCGGTTTAACACAATCCACCGAATTCACATCCAGTGTATTCCCGTTTATACTAAGAGGAGTGAAACTTATCGGTATAGATTCTGTGCAACTGCCAATGGACAGAAGACTGCCTGTTTGGGACAAATTGGCAAACGAGTGGAAGCCCGACTCCCTTGAAACCCTAACAAATGAAATCGGTCTGGAAGAGGTCAGCGACAACATAGATTTGATACTCAAAGGGAAGTTGACAGGAAGAACATTAATAAATCTCTGGAAATAAAATGCAGGCTCAAGGGACACTTTTATTTCTTCACGCCCTTAAAAGATGGTACAAAATCAAATCATCCGGCGGCACTGAAGAAATAAAAAGACATATGGTGGAAGTGGACAATTTACTGGCAAAAGAACTCCCTTTGGATACCGTTAATGTGGCGATAAACCCATCAGTTAAACCGGTATGCAAATATCTTGAGATTGCAATCGATAATGGTATGAAGCATAAAACAAACTATGTTGTTACTCATTTGCAAAAATTTACTTCCATATTACACTGGCAATATGGATACGGAAAACTACCGGAAGAGATGAAAGAAAATTATGCTTACAGCGAAATTTTAGGCCCCCGGGGGCTCATAAAATCCTCTGATATCGCAGTCGGGGTTGTTTTACTCGCTCCTGGGGCCCTTTATCATTATCACGAACATCCTGATCTGACAGAATCATACCTGAACTTGTCAGGATATTTTTCACAGAATGACCAGGCTGTCTACCCTCCTGAATCAATTGTCCTTAATAAGCCGGGAAAACCCCATAAAATCACAAATGATTCTTCTCAACCTTTGTTGTTAGCCTACGTATGGACAGGCAGTAAAGAAGCCATATCGGAATCAAGAATGGTTTTTGACTAGAAGTATTTAGAGGTATTTAGAGGTAGTTAGAGGTAGTTAGAGGTAATTGTAGGTTGTAGAAGTAAGCTTTGAATAATTCTGGAAGCAGGGCTTTAGCCCTGCAGGTTTACGGAACTATGCTTAAAAACAAAATGTACCCCCTCTGCATCTCCCCCTAATCCAGGGGGAGAAGAAAGTCCCTTCCCCTATCTTAGGGGAAGGATAGGATGGGGTACTTATTCAAAGCTCCCGAGGTTGTAGAGGTTGTAAAAGCCGTAGATTCTGCTAAGATTTTGAACAAATATTCTTTTTGCCTTCAGTTATCTATCCTCTGTCCTCTGCCTCCTTTGTATCGACAGCACACACAAACCGGCAAAAATAAAAAATACACCCAGAAAACTTAAAAATGAAGGGGATTCATGCAGGACTAGAATACCGAGTAAAGTTGCAGTAAGCGGTTCAGCCAGTGACAGTGTCGCAGTTTCTGAAACTTTTATCAGTTTTAATCCTCTTGCAAAAAAGAAATATGACACACCGGTTGCAATTACACCCAAATGTATAATGATAATAATTCCCTTTGGATTGAGAAGAGGAGCAACATCATAAATAAATAAAAACGGCGTTAGAAGCAAAGCTCCGCCCAGAAACAACACCGCCATAACCGCATTTACATCATTTGTTTCCAGAAGCTTTTTACTTACCATGGTATAGGAGGCGTAAAAAAAACCCGCTCCAATGCTAAGTATAATGCCGAACACATTATAATTAAGTCCGCTTCCCCTCGATCCATAAGTCGTCAATACCAGACCAAATATACCGATAAGTGTGGATATCATCCATTTTTTGCTGAGTTTTTCATTATAAAAGAGAAAAGCAAGGATACCCGCCGAGATGGGACCGCTGCCGATACCCACCATAGTCCCGATGGCAACTCCGGCATAACGCACACCGTAAAAAAAAGTAAGCTGGTAGGCAGCAACAGATAAAATACCGAATGATGTTATCAGAAAAGGCCATTTCTCAGTCTTAGAGAAACCTCCTTTGTAATATGCATAGAGAAAAAGAACAATTCCTCCCAGCAAAATCCTGAGTGCCCCGATAACAGACGAACTCACTTCAGCAGGTGCAAGCCCCTGAGAAGTACCTGTTGTACCCCAAAGCACAGCGGCAAGCATGACAAGAGCAAAACCTTTTGTTCTTTCAGCAGAGTTCATTAGGAATAATCACCGGGAAAAATCAGGTAAGTCACAAATACTCCTTAAAAAGCTTTCAGAAAGGAAAAAAATGAAATTTTAATAGGCGCGGGCGGGATCGAACCGCCGACCCTTGCCACGTCAAGGCAATGCTCTCCCACTGAGCTACGCGCCTTCTTAAATAACAGATATACAAAAAACTTTCCCTTTTTGCAATAAAAAACTTACCCTGGCATTATCAATAAATTTACACGTAAATAAATATTTGAGTAGTGTATTTGTTGAGTGGTGTATTGGGATATTGGTATTAAGCGTTAAGTTTTTAATACCATAATCAAATTTAGTTATTTCACCGGATAGGTTTTTCCCAATGAATAACCATGAATAACAAAAAATTACAACGAATAACTACTTACTTCCACCTGTAATAACGTTGAACGCCGAACATTGATCTCAACCATAACTTATGGCATTTTACTCCGGTGGAAATCGAATCAATCCAAATTCTTTTTGTAAATTTTAATGGCAGCGTATATAAAAAAGAACGTAATGATCCCTGCAAAGAGAGCCATAATATGTGTCCCCACAAAAAACGGCCAGAAAAACGCTTTCAGATTCACCCAAAAATCCATATATGATAAGTTATGCCAGTCGATTGAAAGATCGGTTTCACTTTGGAGAAAAAATTTGCCTACCTTGTAACAAAATCCATAAATAATTACCAGTGTGAGCGGATTATTAATATATGCTCCTAAAATCAGCGGGTAAAGGGGAAGACGGAAAATATAAGACGCCCCCACAGCCATAACGGTGTGCAATCCTATATAGGGAGACACACCGATCATTACCCCTATTGCCGAAGAAAGGGAAATAACAAAAGGGGGCCTGTCTAAGCTTACAATCAGTAAAAGCTTATCTTTGAATTTTATAGAATTACTCCGTCAGTATCACTTAAAAAGTATGTTGCAGAACTTCATCAAATTTTTCCACAGCAACTATTTCCAGGCTGTTTTTAACATTTGCCGGCACGTTCACAAGATCCTTTTTATTCTTTTTCGGGATAATTACCTTAGCCACACCTATTCTTTTTGCAGCAAGAAGTTTCTCTTTCAGTCCGCCTATGGGGAGCACTTTGCCCGAAATAGTGATTTCACCGGTCATTGCAACATCTTTACGCACCTTTTTACCTGTAAATATGGAAAAAATTGCTGTAGCCATTGTTATTCCTGCAGAAGGACCGTCCTTCGGAATTGCCCCGGCAGGTACGTGGATGTGTATATCATAATCGGAAAACATTTTTTCATCAATTTCATATTTTTCAGCAAGAGATTTAACGGCTGTAAAAGCGGCTTTTGCCGATTCTTTCATAATATCTCCCAGCTGACCGGTAACAACCATATTCCCTTTGCCTTTGTACTTATTGCACTCAACAAATAAAACCTCTCCGCCGTACGGAGTCCATGCAAGACCTGTGACTATACCAACTTCATTTGTTTTAAGTTCTTCCTCATCCTCAAATTTTCTGGGACCCAAAAATTTTTCAACAGTCTTAGGAGTAATTCTGAATGTTTCTTTTCCGGCACCTTCGGCAACCTTTCTGGCAATCTTCCTGCAGATTTTTCCTATGGTCCTTTCCAGATTCCTGAGACCTGACTCTCTGGTGTAGCCGTCTATAATTTCAAATATTGCTTTCCTGCTAAACTGAACTTTCTTTTCACCCAGCCCGTTTTCTTTGATTTGTCGGGGAATAAGATAGTTTTCGGCTATTTTTATTTTTTCATCCTCCGTATAACCCGGTATCCTGATAACCTCCATTCTATCCTTTAATGCAGGCGGTATGGGATCAAGATAATTGGCTGTGGTAATAAAAAATACACGGGACAAATCAAAAGGCACTCCAAGATAGTGATCCACAAAAGAACTGTTCTGTTCCGGATCAAGCACTTCCAGCAGAGCGGAGGAAGGATCGCCTCTGAAATCCATTCCCAATTTATCGATTTCATCCAGCATAAAAACAGGATTATTCATACCGGTATTTTTTATCCCCTGGATTATTTTACCGGGCATGGCACCTATGTATGTCCTTCTATGTCCTCTTATTTCAGCTTCATCACGGGTGCCGCCGAGGGACATTCTGAAAAACTCCCTGTTCATAGCTCTGGCAATTGACTTTCCCAGAGATGTTTTACCGACTCCCGGAGGACCAACAAAACATAGAATGGGGCTTTTCATCTTTTTATTAAGTTTACGGACGGCAAGGAAATCAAGTATTCTGTCTTTTACCTCATCAAGCCCGTAGTGATCTTCATCCAGGATTTTTTTGGCATGCTTTATATTGAGGTTATCTTTGCTGGATTTGGACCAGGGAAGTTCCACCAGCCACTCCAGATAACTCCGGACAACAGTCGCTTCGGCGGAATCTGGATGCATTCGGGAAAGTCTGCCCAGCTGTTTTTCAGCTTCTTCCCTGACTTTTTTGGGCATCCTGGCCTTTCTGATTTTTTCCTGAAGCTCCTCAACCTCTTTACTGATATCATCCTCTTCACCGAGCTCTTTCTTGATTGCCCTCATCTGTTCTTTCAGAAAATATTCCCTCTGACTTTTATCGATTTCACCCTTGGCATCATTCATTATCTGCTGCTGGACTTCGAGAATTGAAATTTCTCTGTTTAAAAATTCATTAACCTTCTCCAGTCTTTTTTCAGCTTCAATCTCTTCCAGAATCACCTGAGATTCCTCAGCTTTCAAACCAAGATTAGCCGCTATAATATCGGCCAATTTGCCCGGCTCATTGATTGTTTCAATCACAGCCAACAGGTCGGGCAGAAGCGGTTTCCCAAGATTAACAGCTTTGGACAACTGTTCCTTCACATGACGTACTAAAGCTTCAGATTTTAACCCTTCTTCCGGCTCACTCTCCTCTATCAGATTGAGTTTCACCTTGTAAAAAGGGTCTTCCTGCTCATATTTGTCAATTTCAGCACGTTTTAGCCCTTGAACAAGTATCTTTACTCTGCCGTCAGGCAGTTTCAGCATACGCAAAATGAGGGCTACTGTTCCTATATTGTATATATCCTGAACATCAGGCTCTTCAATTTCAGCGTTTTTCTGAGAAGAAAAAAATATCATTCTCTCTCCGCTCAGTGCTTCATCCACTGCTGCAATACTGGCATCTCTGCCGACATAAAGAGGAAGCACCATATATGGAAATACCACCATGTCTCTGACAGGCAGTAACGGAAGTATCTCAGGAATTTCTAAATTTTCATTAACATTTTCCACTTCTTTTTCCCTCCCTGATTTCAATTTATCATTTCCTTTTTATTTTTATTATCAGTACGCCGTCTTTCAGTTTTGCAGAAATATCACTCTCATCCACTTCATGGGGAAGTCTGACTATCCTTCTGAAAGGGGTAAACGTTCTCTCCATCCTGAAAAATGTTACCTTGCAGTCAGGTTTGTCAGCAATTTTATTCCCTTCGATAATAAGATATTCTTCATACAGTAAAACATTAAAATCATCAAGCTTAACTCCGGGAAGTTCAGCAAAAATTTCGAGATTCTCTCCCGTATCAATAATATCCATAAGGGGAATGCTGGTTTCACTGATACTCCGCTTCATTTTTTCGGAATAGTCGATTAATTTACCTATTTTATCGCTGATAATTCCGTGCACCAAAACAATTTTGTTTGCAGGATCAAAGTCTTCCATCATTCACCTTAAAACCGGCTGCTTCAAGTATTTGTTTAAAATCTTCGGAAATATCTTCCCTTTCCAGAGCAAAGTTTACAACAGCCTCCAGATAACCGGATTTATTACCGCAGTCAAACCTTCTGCCCTCATATTCGTAACCGTATACAGAATTTTTTGACGCCACAGCATTTATGGCGTCCGTCAGCTGGATTTCTCCCAGGGCTCCGGATTTCGTATTGCCAATTTCATCCAGAATCTCTTTGGTAAGTATATATCTTCCGATAATAGCCATATCCGAAGGCGGATTTGTTTTAGGTTTTTCAACCATTGTCTTCAGTTTATAAAAATTATCTTTTACTTTTTTGTCTATTTCGATAATCCCGTATTTATGGGCATCTTTCTTTTCCACTTTGCAAAGTGCAACAACAGGAGCATGGGTTTCTTCAAAATTATCTATAAGCTGCTTTGTAACAGGCGTTTTGTATCTCATAATATCATCGGGCAAGATCACGGCAAAAGGCTCATCACCAACAACATCCCGGGCACAGTAAACGGCGTGCCCCAGCCCTTTCTGTTCCTTCTGCCTTACCGATACAAATTCGCACATACTGCTAATATTCCTGACCTCTTCAAGCAGCTCTTTTTTGCCTGAGTTTTCCAAAGCCAGCTCAAGATTCGGAGATTTATCAAAATAATTTTCTATTTCGCTTTTGCCTGCACTTGTAACAAAAATTATCTGCTCAATTCCTGATTCCACAGCCTCTAAAACAGCATAATGAATTAACGGCTTGTCAATAAGTGTAATCATCTCTTTTGCCACAGATTTGGTAGCAGGAAGCATTCTGGTCCCAAATCCCGCAACAGGCAGCACTGCTTTTCTAACTCCCATAATTCCTCCTTTTTTGGTTCAACGTTCAATGTTCAGTGTTTAAAGTTCAAAATCTCATCCACTCAACCACTTAACACTCACTTACACTGTCACTGTCACTCTCACTTTCACTTAATTATTATCCCTGCATAACCCACAACCTGCGACGCATCACCGCTTGTCTCAGCACTCGTCGTATGCTCCACAAGTGAAGCTTTCAGATTTTCTTTCTTCTCCAGCGATTCCAAAGCAACAACGGTGGGGATAATACCGCACATCGATATATTTTTGCTCAAAACAGTATCATAAAGTCCCTTGCTGTCCAAATCAAGTATGCGGTTGATTGCATCAAAATCTTTCTCATTCGTCGTTTCAATGTCCTCGAAATGGTTAAAATCCGAGCTTACAACTATCATTGAATCTGTTTCATCGACAAGATCTTTCAGAACTTTCCCCGCATTTCTGCAGTCATCAAAACCTAAACCTTTAAATGCAATGGGAACAATATTTAAATCATCCCTGAAATATTTTAAGATCGGAAGCTGAACTTCCAGAGAATGCTCCTTCACATGGGCAGGCTGATCGGACTCAAAGCCTTTGTCGATGAGCTTTTCCACCATATTTTCATTCACAGGTACATCACCCAGCGGGCAGCTCCATTTACCCCCGGGATACACGGCAATTCTGCCTCCGGTCCCCGTATGATTCGGTCCCAGTAAAATTATATTTTTGGGCAGTTTAATCCTTGAAATTGTTTTAACAGCCGTAGCACCGGAAAACACATATCCTGCATGAGGTACAATAATCATCTTTGCTTCCTGAGCCGTCTCGATGGTTTTATTCGACTCAATAAAGGATATTATCTTATTTTTGTCCGAAGGATAAAAAAGCCCGCTTACAACTGTATCCCTGTACATAAATACCTCCCTGCTTTATGATACCAGTCTTCCGGCATCTGAGCCGAAAGGCCGAAATAGCTGTAGTCGTTTATAATCAGAAGATTGTCAGCAGTAACATTCATTGCCCACGGATAGCAGTTTCTTGATATTTCACTTCTGTAAATTTCCTCGAATTCAAATTTCTTTAAAAAAGGCAATTTTAATTTCAATTCATCCAAAATATGTTTATGTAACTTACCGACAGTATACAAAATATCATCTTTTACAAAAATTTCCACCCTGTAGTAATCGGAAAAGAATACCACGTAATCCCTGCCAAAACATTTTGTCGCATTAAAATCCGTCTTGAAAGCGCTGAGATAAAGTTTTTCCAGTTTATTTTTATAGGTAAAGTAAGGCAGCCAACCGGTTATATACAATTTTGAGGGATTCATATTTTTGGTAACTTCCCCAAAATCATGAAAAACGGGAGCTTTCAGATCCGGCATGTTTTCTTTTACAGTATGCCCCGCCATCATCTGCAGATCCACATAGTTCGCATTGGAAAAAAGACTCTTATTACAAAGATTGCTGATATGTCTTCTTATAACATTTCGTTTTAAAAAACCGCTTTTAAAGGAATACACATTTTTATCTCTGCTCTTCTGCTTAGCGCCGGGAAGATTGGTTCTAAAACATCTGTTTTTATCAAAATAAAACAGCTCATCCGCCCGGATTTCAGGCAATTCACCGGTAAACATATATTCGACATTACTGCCAAAATCAGCGGCTGCCCGGGACATTTTGTACATATTGACAGATGGGTTTACAAAAACAAGGGAATTAATATCTTTTGACTGCATTATAAAACGAATCCCTTTCCACAGGATTAAAACCTGCACTTTTAATCATCGAAGTAAGATCATTCAAGGATAATGCCCTCTCACTTTTTTTGCCTGCAGCGTAGGTTATATTTTCTTTAATTACGGTTCCGTCCAGATCGTCCGCTCCGAAATACAGAGCTATCTGAGCAAGCTTCACGCCGAGCATCACCCAGTAAGCTTTAATATGAGGGACGTTTTCAAGCACAATCCTTGAAACGGCAATGGTTTTCAAATCATCAACACCCGTGGGTGGTTGTTTATGGGAAAGAAACGTGTTTTCAGGGTGAAACTCAAGAGGGATAAAAGCAACAAATCCTCCTGTCTTTTCCTGCAAATCTCTGATTTTTTCCAGATGCTCAATTCTGTCCCCTTTGCTCTCCAGATGACCAAAAAGCATTGTGGCATTTGTTTTTATTCCGTTATTATGTGCCGTTTCCATAATTTCAAGCCACCTGTCTCCGCTTATCTTTTCAGGGCAAATCTGCTTTCTTACATCCGGATTGAAAATTTCCGCACCACCACCCGGCATCATCTCCAATCCGGCTTTTTTAAGTTTCAAGAGAACTTTTTCAACACTTACTGAGGCCAGTTTGGAAAAATAGTCAATTTCGACAGCACTAAAAGCCTTAATGGTCTTTTCAGGAAAATTTCTTTTAATTTCCGAGAGCATGTTAA is from Flexistipes sinusarabici DSM 4947 and encodes:
- a CDS encoding YhdH/YhfP family quinone oxidoreductase — encoded protein: MSEKFKAMVISKQGDKFIREIKEKSVEELPEGDVLIKVHYSSLNFKDALSAIGNKGVTRNFPHTPGIDAAGIVQNSKDSTFKEGDEVLVTGFDLGMETDGGFGQFIRVPAEWVVKLPEGLSLRESMIFGTAGFTAGLSVFALAENNTTPEDGEVLVTGSTGGVGSMAIAILSQAGYDLVAVTGKKEKEDFLKELGAIRVISREEADDQSGKPMLKGVWGGAVDTVGGNILATAIKSTKYSGTVTTCGLTQSTEFTSSVFPFILRGVKLIGIDSVQLPMDRRLPVWDKLANEWKPDSLETLTNEIGLEEVSDNIDLILKGKLTGRTLINLWK
- a CDS encoding dimethylsulfonioproprionate lyase family protein, yielding MQAQGTLLFLHALKRWYKIKSSGGTEEIKRHMVEVDNLLAKELPLDTVNVAINPSVKPVCKYLEIAIDNGMKHKTNYVVTHLQKFTSILHWQYGYGKLPEEMKENYAYSEILGPRGLIKSSDIAVGVVLLAPGALYHYHEHPDLTESYLNLSGYFSQNDQAVYPPESIVLNKPGKPHKITNDSSQPLLLAYVWTGSKEAISESRMVFD
- a CDS encoding DMT family transporter is translated as MNSAERTKGFALVMLAAVLWGTTGTSQGLAPAEVSSSVIGALRILLGGIVLFLYAYYKGGFSKTEKWPFLITSFGILSVAAYQLTFFYGVRYAGVAIGTMVGIGSGPISAGILAFLFYNEKLSKKWMISTLIGIFGLVLTTYGSRGSGLNYNVFGIILSIGAGFFYASYTMVSKKLLETNDVNAVMAVLFLGGALLLTPFLFIYDVAPLLNPKGIIIIIHLGVIATGVSYFFFARGLKLIKVSETATLSLAEPLTATLLGILVLHESPSFLSFLGVFFIFAGLCVLSIQRRQRTEDR
- a CDS encoding DUF2062 domain-containing protein; amino-acid sequence: MKFKDKLLLIVSLDRPPFVISLSSAIGVMIGVSPYIGLHTVMAVGASYIFRLPLYPLILGAYINNPLTLVIIYGFCYKVGKFFLQSETDLSIDWHNLSYMDFWVNLKAFFWPFFVGTHIMALFAGIITFFFIYAAIKIYKKNLD
- the lon gene encoding endopeptidase La — encoded protein: MKSGREKEVENVNENLEIPEILPLLPVRDMVVFPYMVLPLYVGRDASIAAVDEALSGERMIFFSSQKNAEIEEPDVQDIYNIGTVALILRMLKLPDGRVKILVQGLKRAEIDKYEQEDPFYKVKLNLIEESEPEEGLKSEALVRHVKEQLSKAVNLGKPLLPDLLAVIETINEPGKLADIIAANLGLKAEESQVILEEIEAEKRLEKVNEFLNREISILEVQQQIMNDAKGEIDKSQREYFLKEQMRAIKKELGEEDDISKEVEELQEKIRKARMPKKVREEAEKQLGRLSRMHPDSAEATVVRSYLEWLVELPWSKSSKDNLNIKHAKKILDEDHYGLDEVKDRILDFLAVRKLNKKMKSPILCFVGPPGVGKTSLGKSIARAMNREFFRMSLGGTRDEAEIRGHRRTYIGAMPGKIIQGIKNTGMNNPVFMLDEIDKLGMDFRGDPSSALLEVLDPEQNSSFVDHYLGVPFDLSRVFFITTANYLDPIPPALKDRMEVIRIPGYTEDEKIKIAENYLIPRQIKENGLGEKKVQFSRKAIFEIIDGYTRESGLRNLERTIGKICRKIARKVAEGAGKETFRITPKTVEKFLGPRKFEDEEELKTNEVGIVTGLAWTPYGGEVLFVECNKYKGKGNMVVTGQLGDIMKESAKAAFTAVKSLAEKYEIDEKMFSDYDIHIHVPAGAIPKDGPSAGITMATAIFSIFTGKKVRKDVAMTGEITISGKVLPIGGLKEKLLAAKRIGVAKVIIPKKNKKDLVNVPANVKNSLEIVAVEKFDEVLQHTF
- a CDS encoding Hsp20/alpha crystallin family protein, translated to MMEDFDPANKIVLVHGIISDKIGKLIDYSEKMKRSISETSIPLMDIIDTGENLEIFAELPGVKLDDFNVLLYEEYLIIEGNKIADKPDCKVTFFRMERTFTPFRRIVRLPHEVDESDISAKLKDGVLIIKIKRK
- the galU gene encoding UTP--glucose-1-phosphate uridylyltransferase GalU, giving the protein MGVRKAVLPVAGFGTRMLPATKSVAKEMITLIDKPLIHYAVLEAVESGIEQIIFVTSAGKSEIENYFDKSPNLELALENSGKKELLEEVRNISSMCEFVSVRQKEQKGLGHAVYCARDVVGDEPFAVILPDDIMRYKTPVTKQLIDNFEETHAPVVALCKVEKKDAHKYGIIEIDKKVKDNFYKLKTMVEKPKTNPPSDMAIIGRYILTKEILDEIGNTKSGALGEIQLTDAINAVASKNSVYGYEYEGRRFDCGNKSGYLEAVVNFALEREDISEDFKQILEAAGFKVNDGRL
- the amrB gene encoding AmmeMemoRadiSam system protein B, with amino-acid sequence MYRDTVVSGLFYPSDKNKIISFIESNKTIETAQEAKMIIVPHAGYVFSGATAVKTISRIKLPKNIILLGPNHTGTGGRIAVYPGGKWSCPLGDVPVNENMVEKLIDKGFESDQPAHVKEHSLEVQLPILKYFRDDLNIVPIAFKGLGFDDCRNAGKVLKDLVDETDSMIVVSSDFNHFEDIETTNEKDFDAINRILDLDSKGLYDTVLSKNISMCGIIPTVVALESLEKKENLKASLVEHTTSAETSGDASQVVGYAGIIIK
- the mqnE gene encoding aminofutalosine synthase MqnE translates to MSTLFDKELFELADEAMLIKRRLWGDDVFFVDNLHVNYTDICVSHCRFCAFAKGEWDDDSYEMDIPGIIDYIGSKGKSVSEIHVVGGLHPSQPLDFYVNMLSEIKRNFPEKTIKAFSAVEIDYFSKLASVSVEKVLLKLKKAGLEMMPGGGAEIFNPDVRKQICPEKISGDRWLEIMETAHNNGIKTNATMLFGHLESKGDRIEHLEKIRDLQEKTGGFVAFIPLEFHPENTFLSHKQPPTGVDDLKTIAVSRIVLENVPHIKAYWVMLGVKLAQIALYFGADDLDGTVIKENITYAAGKKSERALSLNDLTSMIKSAGFNPVERDSFYNAVKRY